The window CCGAGCTCGGTGACGGCAGTGTCTACGCCTGCAGCGCGCATGTCCTGCCGGAGCCGCGTGCCAATACCAGCAACCCGCACTCCGTCTTCGATCGAGATCACGAGACGGTGTTCTGCGGAAAGTTCGATCACGCTCGAGGGAATCGGGACCACCCAACGCGGGTCTACAACCGTCGCGCCGATGCCCTGCTGCGCAAGCCGGTCTGCGACGGCGAGGCCAAGCTCTGCCATGGGGCCAACGGTCATGATCAGGACGTCTTTGGTTTCAGCCTCGCGCAGAATGTCGACGCCGTCGACGGTTCGACGGACAGCAGCGATCTCCGCTCCTACGGTTCCCTTCGAGAACCTTACGATCGTGGGGCCATCCTCAACCGCGACCGCCTCGCCCAGCTCCTCGCGCAAGCGAGTCGCATCACGGGGTGCCGCGATGCGGATGCCGGGAACAACCTGAAAAACGGCCAGGTCCCACATGCCGTGGTGACTGGGCCCGTCGGGGCCCGTAACGCCAGCGCGGTCGAGCACGAACGTAACGCCGGCCTTATGCAGCGCAACATCCATAAGGACTTGGTCGAACGCTCGGTTCAAGAAGGTCGCATAGACCGCAACCACCGGATGCAGTCCGCCAAAGGCAAGGCCAGCCGCTGAGGTCGCTGCATGCTGCTCTGCTATTCCGACGTCGAGAACCCGCTCAGGGAACCGGTGGGCCATCTTGTGCAGACCCACGGGGCGAAGCATCGCGCCCGTAATACCCACAAGACGCGGATTTGATTCTGCGAGCGAAACGATCTCATCAGCAAAAACCGAAGTCCACGACGCCGCACCGGCAATCTCGACCGACTCGCCTGTCTCAGAGTCAATCTGCCCTACGGCGTGGAACTGGTCTGCCTCGTCCGCAAGCGCGGGTTCAAAGCCCTTACCCTTCTGGGTGATGACGTGAACGATCACCGGCGCTGAATAGGCCTTGGCCTGGGACAACGCTTTTTCGAGGGCGGTTACGTCGTGGCCGTCGATGGGTCCGAGGTACTTGATATCGAGGTTCGAATAGAGCGCTTCATTATTGGTGAAGCGACTCAAAAATCCGTGGAGTCCGCCGCGCACGCCGCGGTAGAACGCCCGAGCGGGCGCACCAAGGCGATCAAAGAGCTGACGGCTGCCGACATGAAGCGTTCGATAGGTGCTTCGAGTGCGCACATCGTTGAGAAAGCGCGCCATCCCGCCGATAGTCGGCGCGTAGGATCGGCCGTTGTCATTGACGACGATGACGAGGTTGCGGGTGTTGTCGTAGCTGATGTTGTTCAGCGCTTCCCACGTCATACCGCCCGTGAGAGCGCCATCGCCGACGACCACGGCGACATGGCGGTCATCCTGCCCAGACATTTCGAAGGCGCGGGAGACCCCATCCGCCCACGACAGCGAGCTCGACGCGTGCGAGCTCTCAACGACGTCGTGCTCAGATTCGGATCGTTGCGGGTAACCGGCAATGCCGCCCCGCTGTCGGAGTGCGCTGAAGTCTTGTCGCCCTGTGAGCAGCTTGTGCACATAGGACTGGTGACCCGTGTCAAAAATGATCGGGTCGTTTGGGGAGTGGAACACGCGGTGCAGCGCAATGGTCAGTTCTACGACACCGAGATTTGGTCCCAGGTGCCCACCGGTCTTCGACACTTGCGTGATAAGAAAACGACGGACCTCCTCCGCCAGCTGCGAGAGCTGAGCGGAGGAGAGTCCGTCGAGATCACGAGGACCGTGAATGGTCTCGAGAAGGCTCATTTGACCAAGCTTAGACGAGGCTCCTGAGCACGTACTGCAGGATTCCCCCGTTGCGGTAATAGTCGGCCTCTCCCGGCGTGTCGATGCGAACGATCGCATCGAACTCGACCGGCTGCTTGCCCTCGGGAGAGTGCTCGCTCGGCACAGCAACGACCTTGACGGTCTTGGGCGTGCGGCCCTCGTTGAGCTCGGTCAGGCCGGAGATGCTGATGACCTCGGTGCCGTCGAGTCCCAACGAATCTGCACTCTGCCCTGCGGGGAACTGCAGCGGTACTACGCCCATACCGATGAGGTTGGAGCGGTGAATTCGCTCGAACGACTCCGTGATGACCGCCTTGACGCCCAGGAGACTGGTGCCCTTTGCCGCCCAGTCACGTGACGAGCCCGAGCCGTACTCCTTGCCGCCCAGGATGACGAGCGGGGTGCCCTGCTCCTGATACTTCTGCGACGCGTCGTAGATGAACGACTGGGGGGCATCCGCCTGCGTGAAGTCGCGGGTGTAACCACCCTCGACGTCATTGAGAAGCTGGTTGCGGAGACGGATGTTCGCGAACGTTCCGCGAATCATGACCTCGTGGTTGCCACGACGCGAGCCGTAGGAGTTGAAGTCCTTGCGGTCAACCCCGTGCTCCACGAGGTACTGGCCTGCGGGGCTGTCACCCTTGATCGAACCGGCGGGGCTGATGTGGTCGGTCGTAACCGAGTCGCCCAGCTTCGCGAGGACGCGAGCTCCCGTGATGTCGACGACCGGGGTCGTCTCCATGGTCATTCCGTCAAAGTACGGGGGCTTACGAACGTAGGTGGACTCGGGAGCCCACTCGAACGTTGCTCCCGCGGGGGTGGGAAGCGAACGCCACCGCTCGTCACCCTCAAACACCGATGCGTATTCGTGGTTGAACATCTCGGTGTCGATCGAGCTGTCGATCGTGGCCTGGACCTCGGCAGCGTCGGGCCAGATGTCCTTAAGGAACACCTCGTTGCCGTCGTTGTCGGTGCCGAGCGAATCTGATTCAAAGTCGAAGTTCATCGACCCTGCCAGCGCATAGGCAATCACAAGAGGCGGGCTTGCGAGGTAGTTCATCTTGACGTCGGGGTTGATACGACCCTCGAAGTTACGGTTGCCCGAGAGAACTGCGGTTACGGCAAGGTCATTGTCGTTGATCGCAGCGGAGATTTCTTCGGCCAGCGGGCCGGAGTTACCGATGCACGTGGTGCAGCCGTAACCGACCGTGTAGAAGCCGAGAGCTTCGAGGTCGTCAGTGAGCCCAGCCTTCGCGTAGTAGTCGGTGACAACCTTCGAACCGGGGGCGAGCGTGGTCTTGACCCACGGCTTGGCCTTGAGGCCCTTCTTCGCCGCGTTGCGGGCCAGAAGGCCAGCGGCCAGCATGACGGAGGGGTTCGACGTGTTGGTGCACGAGGTGATGGCCGCGATGGTCACAGCACCGTGGTCGAGAACGAAGTTCTCTCCGTTCTCCAGCGACACCGAGGTCGGCTTTGACGCCGTCGACGGGGCATGGCTGCTGTGAACGTGAAAGTGCTGGCTCTCGGCGCTCTCGGGGCTGTTTCCGGGCGGGTCCGATGCGGGGAACGACTCCGCGATTTCAAGGTCAACAAGGTCGTGTTCTACCGACGCGTAGTTGTTGAGGTCCTTCTCGAACTGGGCCTTGGCCGAGCTGAGCTCGATGCGGTCCTGAGGACGCTTCGGTCCCGCGATCGAGGGAACAACCGTCGACAGGTCGAGCTCGAGGTACTCGCTGAATGCGGGCTCGACCGACGGGTCGTGCCACAGCTTCTGGAGCTTGGAGTACGCCTCCACGAGTGCGACCTGCTCGTCGCTGCGGCCCGTGAGGCGCAGGTAGTCGAGGGTGACGTCGTCGATGGGGAACATCGCCGCAGTAGAGCCGAACTCGGGGCTCATGTTGCCGATCGTGGCACGGTTGGCCAGCGGCACTGCGCCGACGCCCTCACCGTAGAACTCCACGAACTTGCCGACGACACCGTGCTTGCGCAGGATGTCGGTGATCGTAAGCACAACGTCGGTAGCCGTAACACCAGCGGGGATGCTCCCCGTGAGCTTGAAACCGACAACCTTGGGGATGAGCATGGATACGGGCTGGCCCAGCATGGCCGCCTCAGCCTCGATACCGCCAACGCCCCATCCGAGTACGCCGAGACCGTTGACCATCGTCGTGTGGGAGTCGGTACCAACACAGGTGTCGGGGTAAGCGCGAAGGGTGCCACCGACCGTGCGAGTGTAGGTGACCTTGGCGAGGTGCTCGATGTTCACCTGGTGCACGATGCCGGTTCCCGGGGGAACAACCTTGAAGTCTTCGAATGCGGTCTGACCCCAGCGCAGGAACTGGTAACGCTCACCGTTGCGCTCGTACTCGATCTCGACGTTGCGCTCGAGTGCGTCCGCGCTGCCGAAGAGGTCAGCAATCACGGAGTGGTCGATGACGAGCTCTGCCGGTGAAAGCGGGTTAACCTTCTCGGGGTCGCCGCCGAGGTCGGCAACAGCCTCACGCATGGTCGCAAGGTCCACGATGCAGGGAACGCCGGTGAAGTCCTGCATGACCACGCGGGCCGGGGTGAACTGGATCTCGGTGTCAGGCTCTGCCGTGGGGTCCCACGATCCGAGCGCTTCGATCTGCTCCTTGGTGACGTTGGCACCATCTTCGGTGCGGAGCAAGTTTTCGAGGAGCACCTTCAAGCTGAAGGGAAGCTTCTCGTGGCCGGCGACCGTGTCGAGACGGAACACCTCGTAGTCGGTGGATCCGACCGAGAGCGTGTCCCGGGATCCGAAACTGTTTATTGACGACATGGTGTCGACTCCCTTTGCTGAGCTATGTCCGGCGTGCCTGCGTCCGCCGCTTTTCGGTGGCAATCTTTGCGCTCTGTGCCCGCCATTACTAGCAAGGCAAACCTAAGTCGGCCTGCGTCGGCCGGCGGTGAGCTGCACGCAGAAATTTATCTTGATGTCGAGATAAATATACCACGGTGGGCACGCTCAACCGTGCCCCCACACCGGGTGATCGCACCAGGAGTTTGCGAGAATTAGGGCGAAACTCCCACGCTCGGCTCCGCCGCTGGCCGCGTGAACGCTGCCCGGACAAGAAGCCACGTAACCCAGAGCATCGCGGCATAGAGCGGAACACCCATGATGAGCTTCGCTCCCCCAAGAAGCTCCGGTTCTCCCGCGAAGTACAGCGGGGCTTGCACGAGCAGGCGTGCGGCAAAAAGACCGACCCACAGCCAGGTGGCCACAGTGAGAACCCTGCGCTTGGTGCGATCGTCCCGCCACTCCGTGAGTTCCCCCGTGAGTACGCCGACGATCAGGCCAATCAGCGGCCACCGCACCAGGATGCTCACGAGCAGAACGGTCAAAGAGACCACGTTGATGATGAGACCGGGCAAAAAGTTGTCCTCCGCGCGCCCCGTCATGAGCGCCAAAACTGCCGAAACCCCGATGCCGATGAGACCAGCGACCGCCGGCATAACCATCGACTTCGTGGCGGCCCTGACAACAACGAAGGCAACAGCGACCACGAGGGGCACCGAAACGGAGAGGAGAAGGTCTTTCGTCAGCGTGTAGACAACGAGAAAGCCCAGCCCGGGAAGGATTGACTCGATGAGGCCTCGCACGCCGCCGACAGCAGCCAGCAGCGACTTGGCCGTCGGGACCTCTCCAGGCGTCACCGCACCGATGCCTGCGCCGCGAGCGGCGTCGCCAAACGCCGTCTTCAGGGCGTCACGAGCGGACGGCTGAGCGTCGTCTGCAGGCTCTGGGGGGAGCGCGGATGTCACGGTTACACGGTCTCCGATGGATTGGGCTGAACCTGAGCGCCGGTCTTAGGCATCTGCAGCGGGATCAGGTCGCGCGGAGGCATCGGGCTCGATCCGCGAACCACAACGATGCTGCGGAACAGATCCTCAATCTTCGCCGCCGCTTCAGGATCAACGACGCCGTCGCCGGCGATGACGCCCCGAAGGAACCAACGGGGACCATCGACGCCCACAAAGCGAGCTAGCCGCTTTGAACCAGGCTGCCCCGGTGCGTTCGCGGGAATCTCAGCAAGAAGCTCTGGGCCGAAAACTCCGGCCGTCAGCTTGGTCGTTCCGCCCTGTTTGGCAATCTGCTCCGCGATCTGCTGGCGAATCTCGTGCCACAGTCCCGTCGATCGCGGCGCGGCAAACGGCTGCACCTGCAGCGTCGAACCGGCGTAGTCGAGGCCGACAGCCACGACGCGCTTGCTGCCCTCCTCTACCTCAAGACGCAGCTGAAGCCCCTCACGAGGGAGAATCTTGATGCCGCCAAGGTCGACATACGGGCGAACGGGATTGGCCTCGCTCTCATCGAGCGGGCCGTCGGTTTCCCGGTCGGCAGGAGCGGACTTGGCCTGCTGAAGAACCTCGTCCTCCATTGCTTCACCTGATTCGCTCACGCGCTGTCTCCTTCCCGTGCCGCGAGGCCGGTGGATCCGAAACCGGATTCACCTCTCACCGTGGCATCCAATTGTTGAATACTGCTGAATGCCGCTCGTACGACCGGCATGATGATGAGCTGAGCGATGCGATCGCCTTCAGCCACCGAAAAAGGTTCGCGGGGATCGGTATTGAGAAGTGTGACGCGGATCTCGCCGCGGTAGCCCGCATCTACTGTGCCGGGCGCATTCACAATGGTGATGCCGTTGCGTGCCGCCAAGCCGCTCCGCGGCATTACGAACGCCGCATATCCGTCGGGGACAGCAATGGCGACCCCGGTGCCGACCGTTGCCCGCTCCCCTGGGCCCAGCACGAGCGATTCAGCAGATCTCAGGTCCGCTCCAGCGTCGCCGGGATGGGCATAGGCGGGCACATATTCCGCAACAATCGGGATCTCGAGGCTTTCAGGCACGTGACGAGGTTAGTGCAGCGACGGGATCGCGCGAAAAGTCTGATCGAATAGTCACATGATCCTCTTTCGCGAACGACTGCTTCCCTCGCGAGGCCTTCTCGTTGCCCTCCTGCTGCTGATTCCCGCAACGCTGTTGGTGTTTCTGCCCATCAATCAGACTGTCGGCGTCGTCGCGGCGATCGCGCTTTACCTCGCCAGCTGCGGCACCCTGATTGCGATCTCTCCGGTCGTCGAAGTGACACCGGAGCGAATCACAGTCGGGCGGGCCAGCCTTCCCATCGAGTTCGCCGGGGCGCCCGAGGCCTACTCGGGCGGCGAGGCGACGGCCGAGCGCGGCGTGCGCCTCGATGCTCGTGCGTGGATCGTCTTTCGGGGCGGAATCGCTAGCGTCGTCAAGATTCCGGTTGTTGACGAAAAAGATCCGGCCCCCTACTGGTTGATTTCCAGTAGGCGACCGGATCAATTCGTCTCTGCAGTGTCCGAGGCTAAGCGGCACACTCCAAGCAAATAGAGCCGAGCTTCTCTGTGTGGTCGATCTGCGAACGGTGCTTCACAAGGAAGCAGCTGATGCAGGTGAATTCATCGGCCTGTGGGGGAAGCACGACGACGTCGAGCTCGAGATCTGAGAGGTCCGCACCCGGCAGCTCAAAGCCACCAGGGTTGTCCGCGTCATCCGAGTCGACAACGCCAGACATCTTGTCTGGGACTCGCTCCTTCAGTGCCTCGATGCTCTCGGAGTCATCGTCGGTCTTTCGAGGTGCGTCGTAGTCGGTTGCCATGCCCATCCAGTCTTGATATGAACCGATCATTCTCAATCGGCGGCGACAGTTTGCCTTATTAGTTTGTGAATAGCAAACGCGCTTCGCAGCAAGCGCATCTGCGTTGGAACCAACTTGCGGCACGCCCTGTCTATTCCCCGCTTCGGGGCACACCTCGTGAGAATCTAGAAGCGAATCATGACGGCCTGAGAGGCGATCAGCATGCAAGACCTGAGAGTCATCGCACTTGAGAACGGTGTACTAACCGCCGCGGCGGACGATGGGACCCGTTACCGGATCACCATTGACGACGAGACGCAGGCAAAACTGCGCCGAAGGTCCCCCGTCAACGCTGCCGAGCGCAAGGTGGGGCCCCGGGAGATCCAGTCCCATATCCGAGCAGGGATGTCGGCCCAGGACGTGGCCGATCTCACGGGAGCAGAGCTCGACTATGTCGAGCGGTTCGAGGGCCCGGTATTGGCGGAACGAGAATTCATCGTGACCGCCTCCCGAAGCGTGCCCGTGAACACCGCGGCCGATGTCGAGCCGTTAGGCGGATCGACCTTTGGATCAGCAATTGACGAACGTCTCGACGAGCTTGGCGCCTCCGACATCGCTTGGGCGAGCTGGAAAGACCCCGAGTCCGGTTGGGTCGTCAAACTGACTTTCACGGCCAATTCTGTTAGTCATGACGCTCGCTGGCAGTTTGATCCGAAAAAGTCGACACTGGCCCCCACAAACTCAGACGCGACGACCCTGAGCCAGCAAGGTGAATTGCCCGGCTCCCTCATACCCCGCCTTCGCGCGGTCACTGACACGAAGTCACCCGATACCTCACGCTTTGACAGCGGAGCCTTCACGGATGAACAGCTCAGCCAACGCGACACCTCGCCCTACGGTGAGGCGATCCCCTTCATGCGCTCGGGGATCTCTCCCGCCGCCGTCAACCGCGACGCTGCGGAGGATGCTTCCGGGGTTGGCCACACGGCGGATCTCCTCGAAGCCCTTCGTCGTCGTCGCGGTGAGCGCGAGTCGGCGCCCAGCGAGGATTCGTTCGACGAAGCAAAAGCCTCGCACCCGTCGACCGGCAGCATCCGAGTGATCGACGTTCCTCTTTCAGCGTTCGACGACAACTCGCCGAGCGAATCACCCTCCGCCGCTCCCCCCGCTCCGGTCGCCCCCACCGTTAATTCCACTAGTTCCACGCCGGGACTATCGAAGCCCGCCCGCAAGGGTCGCGCCTCTATGCCCAGCTGGGACGACATTGTGTTCGGCGCGAAGTCCGACGACGACTAGCGTCACAGCGCAAAAGCGCCGAATCTGAGCAGGGGAACCATTGTCTCTTCCCCGGTCAGCGATCCATGCTGTCCGACCATGCCGCGTCCCTTCGCTGATTCCGACGTGTAATACGCGACGCCTTTCCTGGCCGCTATGAGAACGTCTCCGATTCGAGGCGCAACTTCAGCATCGACCGGGCCGAACCATCCGGCACCGATCGCCTCGTCCCGCGTCACCACCCACGAACGAGACTCTTCTGCCTCCCGCCAGCGCTGAATGATGTGCTGCTTCTGGGCAGCGCCAAGTGACGGCTCCCAGTGGAGGTGGAGGCATCGTGGTTCGCCCGCGATATGACGGATGCCCTCGCGTAGTGCAGAGCTCTCGTCGACAATGACATGGTTGCGGTCGGGCACATCAACCATGCCGTGGTCGGCCGTAAGGATGATTCCCTCGTCTGCGGGAGCGGCGGCGAGAAACCGAGCCATCGCAGAATCGAGATCTTCGAGCGCAGTCAGCCAACGGTCAGAAGCCCACCCAGAGCGGTGCCCGGCCTGGTCGAGTTCCGGCACATAGACATAGGCGATTCCCCCCGCTGCGGCAAGGTGTGCCCTCGCCGTGTCTAGACGCTCGGCAATGCTTGCCCCGACCGCGAACTCGGCGCCACGCAGCACCGCACGGGTAAACCCGGAGTCTTCATAACGGGCAGCACCGACCGCGAATGACGGGATCGAGAGAGTCGCGGCAACTTCGAACTGTGTCGGCATCCTCTGCCAGGTGAGCGGATCGAGCGTGCCCTCCCACCCGCTCAGCTGGTTCACGACACGGTCATGGGCCGGATCGAGGACGGTGTACCCGACGAGGCCGTGCCGCCCCGGCAGCGTTCCCGTTGTGAGGGTCGCGAGGGCCGACGCCGTCGTTGTGGGAAATCCTGAGGCGATGGAGGCTTTGGGTCCTGCGGCGGCGGCCAGTCGCCGAGCATGCCCGCCCGACGCCTTGAGCATGTGGCTACCGAGTCCATCGGCAACCACCACGATCGCCGATCTCGTCGGGGGAAGACGCAGTGTGTTGTCTTGGCCCCGAACCGACGCGAGCAAACTCGGCATCACATCGGCGAGGCTAAACCGGTGAGAATACGGGGCCGGTAGCATGGCAGCAATCTTATGACTACTCCCGCCAACCGTATTTCAGACGAGCCCCACGAGCGCATCGACGACGTCGACCTTGCCAGCGAGATGGAGGGCTCCTTTCTCGAGTATGCCTACTCCGTTATCTACTCGAGGGCACTCCCTGACGCGCGCGACGGACTCAAGCCCGTTCAGCGCCGCATCCTCTTTCAGATGACCGAGATGGGGCTGCGGCCCGACCGCGGGCACGTTAAGTCCGCACGCGTCGTCGGCGACGTTATGGGCAAGCTGCATCCGCACGGCGACGCGTCGATCTATGACGCCATGGTGCGGCTCAACCAGCCGTTCATCATGAGGGTTCCCCTGATCGACGGCCACGGGAACTTCGGCTCGCTCGATGACGGCCCCGCGGCACCCAGGTACACCGAGGCCCGACTCGCGGCTGCCGCGATCGCGATGACGGCAGATCTCGACGAAGACGTCGTCGACTTCGTGCCGAACTATGACAACCAGATAATGCAACCAGAGGTATTGCCTGCGGCATTCCCGAATCTTCTCGTCAATGGCGCTACCGGCATCGCGGTCGGCATGGCGACGAACATGGTTCCCCACAACCTCATCGAGGTGGTGGGCGCAGCACGGCACCTTCTTGAGAACCCCGACGCAACGCTCGACGACCTGATGGCTTTTGTGCCCGGTCCCGACCTGCCGACCGGCGGCACCATCGTCGGACTCAGCGGCGTGCGCGATGCCTATGAATCCGGTCGCGGAAGCTTTAAGACTCGCGCGCGTGTCTCTATCGAGCCGATCACCGCCCGCAAAATGGGGCTCATCATTACCGAGCTGCCCTACATGGTCGGTGCCGAGAAGGTCATCGAGAAGATCAAGGATGGCGTCGGTTCGAAGAAGCT is drawn from Salinibacterium hongtaonis and contains these coding sequences:
- the dxs gene encoding 1-deoxy-D-xylulose-5-phosphate synthase, whose translation is MSLLETIHGPRDLDGLSSAQLSQLAEEVRRFLITQVSKTGGHLGPNLGVVELTIALHRVFHSPNDPIIFDTGHQSYVHKLLTGRQDFSALRQRGGIAGYPQRSESEHDVVESSHASSSLSWADGVSRAFEMSGQDDRHVAVVVGDGALTGGMTWEALNNISYDNTRNLVIVVNDNGRSYAPTIGGMARFLNDVRTRSTYRTLHVGSRQLFDRLGAPARAFYRGVRGGLHGFLSRFTNNEALYSNLDIKYLGPIDGHDVTALEKALSQAKAYSAPVIVHVITQKGKGFEPALADEADQFHAVGQIDSETGESVEIAGAASWTSVFADEIVSLAESNPRLVGITGAMLRPVGLHKMAHRFPERVLDVGIAEQHAATSAAGLAFGGLHPVVAVYATFLNRAFDQVLMDVALHKAGVTFVLDRAGVTGPDGPSHHGMWDLAVFQVVPGIRIAAPRDATRLREELGEAVAVEDGPTIVRFSKGTVGAEIAAVRRTVDGVDILREAETKDVLIMTVGPMAELGLAVADRLAQQGIGATVVDPRWVVPIPSSVIELSAEHRLVISIEDGVRVAGIGTRLRQDMRAAGVDTAVTELGLPDEFLDHGTRAQIMEQVGLTPQKIARDVVAQVLGSKIPVARQEREPAPQDQVDAEN
- the acnA gene encoding aconitate hydratase AcnA yields the protein MSSINSFGSRDTLSVGSTDYEVFRLDTVAGHEKLPFSLKVLLENLLRTEDGANVTKEQIEALGSWDPTAEPDTEIQFTPARVVMQDFTGVPCIVDLATMREAVADLGGDPEKVNPLSPAELVIDHSVIADLFGSADALERNVEIEYERNGERYQFLRWGQTAFEDFKVVPPGTGIVHQVNIEHLAKVTYTRTVGGTLRAYPDTCVGTDSHTTMVNGLGVLGWGVGGIEAEAAMLGQPVSMLIPKVVGFKLTGSIPAGVTATDVVLTITDILRKHGVVGKFVEFYGEGVGAVPLANRATIGNMSPEFGSTAAMFPIDDVTLDYLRLTGRSDEQVALVEAYSKLQKLWHDPSVEPAFSEYLELDLSTVVPSIAGPKRPQDRIELSSAKAQFEKDLNNYASVEHDLVDLEIAESFPASDPPGNSPESAESQHFHVHSSHAPSTASKPTSVSLENGENFVLDHGAVTIAAITSCTNTSNPSVMLAAGLLARNAAKKGLKAKPWVKTTLAPGSKVVTDYYAKAGLTDDLEALGFYTVGYGCTTCIGNSGPLAEEISAAINDNDLAVTAVLSGNRNFEGRINPDVKMNYLASPPLVIAYALAGSMNFDFESDSLGTDNDGNEVFLKDIWPDAAEVQATIDSSIDTEMFNHEYASVFEGDERWRSLPTPAGATFEWAPESTYVRKPPYFDGMTMETTPVVDITGARVLAKLGDSVTTDHISPAGSIKGDSPAGQYLVEHGVDRKDFNSYGSRRGNHEVMIRGTFANIRLRNQLLNDVEGGYTRDFTQADAPQSFIYDASQKYQEQGTPLVILGGKEYGSGSSRDWAAKGTSLLGVKAVITESFERIHRSNLIGMGVVPLQFPAGQSADSLGLDGTEVISISGLTELNEGRTPKTVKVVAVPSEHSPEGKQPVEFDAIVRIDTPGEADYYRNGGILQYVLRSLV
- a CDS encoding DUF3159 domain-containing protein, encoding MTSALPPEPADDAQPSARDALKTAFGDAARGAGIGAVTPGEVPTAKSLLAAVGGVRGLIESILPGLGFLVVYTLTKDLLLSVSVPLVVAVAFVVVRAATKSMVMPAVAGLIGIGVSAVLALMTGRAEDNFLPGLIINVVSLTVLLVSILVRWPLIGLIVGVLTGELTEWRDDRTKRRVLTVATWLWVGLFAARLLVQAPLYFAGEPELLGGAKLIMGVPLYAAMLWVTWLLVRAAFTRPAAEPSVGVSP
- a CDS encoding DUF3710 domain-containing protein; amino-acid sequence: MEDEVLQQAKSAPADRETDGPLDESEANPVRPYVDLGGIKILPREGLQLRLEVEEGSKRVVAVGLDYAGSTLQVQPFAAPRSTGLWHEIRQQIAEQIAKQGGTTKLTAGVFGPELLAEIPANAPGQPGSKRLARFVGVDGPRWFLRGVIAGDGVVDPEAAAKIEDLFRSIVVVRGSSPMPPRDLIPLQMPKTGAQVQPNPSETV
- the dut gene encoding dUTP diphosphatase → MPESLEIPIVAEYVPAYAHPGDAGADLRSAESLVLGPGERATVGTGVAIAVPDGYAAFVMPRSGLAARNGITIVNAPGTVDAGYRGEIRVTLLNTDPREPFSVAEGDRIAQLIIMPVVRAAFSSIQQLDATVRGESGFGSTGLAAREGDSA
- a CDS encoding DUF3093 domain-containing protein, with product MILFRERLLPSRGLLVALLLLIPATLLVFLPINQTVGVVAAIALYLASCGTLIAISPVVEVTPERITVGRASLPIEFAGAPEAYSGGEATAERGVRLDARAWIVFRGGIASVVKIPVVDEKDPAPYWLISSRRPDQFVSAVSEAKRHTPSK
- a CDS encoding DUF4193 domain-containing protein; the protein is MATDYDAPRKTDDDSESIEALKERVPDKMSGVVDSDDADNPGGFELPGADLSDLELDVVVLPPQADEFTCISCFLVKHRSQIDHTEKLGSICLECAA
- the sepH gene encoding septation protein SepH, which codes for MQDLRVIALENGVLTAAADDGTRYRITIDDETQAKLRRRSPVNAAERKVGPREIQSHIRAGMSAQDVADLTGAELDYVERFEGPVLAEREFIVTASRSVPVNTAADVEPLGGSTFGSAIDERLDELGASDIAWASWKDPESGWVVKLTFTANSVSHDARWQFDPKKSTLAPTNSDATTLSQQGELPGSLIPRLRAVTDTKSPDTSRFDSGAFTDEQLSQRDTSPYGEAIPFMRSGISPAAVNRDAAEDASGVGHTADLLEALRRRRGERESAPSEDSFDEAKASHPSTGSIRVIDVPLSAFDDNSPSESPSAAPPAPVAPTVNSTSSTPGLSKPARKGRASMPSWDDIVFGAKSDDD
- a CDS encoding alkaline phosphatase family protein produces the protein MPSLLASVRGQDNTLRLPPTRSAIVVVADGLGSHMLKASGGHARRLAAAAGPKASIASGFPTTTASALATLTTGTLPGRHGLVGYTVLDPAHDRVVNQLSGWEGTLDPLTWQRMPTQFEVAATLSIPSFAVGAARYEDSGFTRAVLRGAEFAVGASIAERLDTARAHLAAAGGIAYVYVPELDQAGHRSGWASDRWLTALEDLDSAMARFLAAAPADEGIILTADHGMVDVPDRNHVIVDESSALREGIRHIAGEPRCLHLHWEPSLGAAQKQHIIQRWREAEESRSWVVTRDEAIGAGWFGPVDAEVAPRIGDVLIAARKGVAYYTSESAKGRGMVGQHGSLTGEETMVPLLRFGAFAL